From Antedon mediterranea chromosome 9, ecAntMedi1.1, whole genome shotgun sequence, a single genomic window includes:
- the LOC140058449 gene encoding 3-beta-hydroxysteroid-Delta(8),Delta(7)-isomerase-like, whose product MVKNSSLIHPFYPRDLNIPGYVPNDIEVSTILTVSFSGFGLAFLLSWLVARRARSVGERLMIAWFGLSGTIHCSIELYFSIYHRTVAEDSSFLSQLWKEWGKADSRYVISDSCIVSIESITAWTEGPACFLIMYAFLNNAAYRHPLRIIVSLGQLYGTIAYFMVEWLDGFTHGPFGDPFYFWFYFISMNSFWIVIPTLLIIQSWKELSKAQTIKDQNDLKEKESSGRNRKTKKTR is encoded by the exons atggtgaaaaattCGTCATTAATTCACCCTTTTTACCCACGGGATTTAAATATACCAGGGTATGTTCCAAACGACATTGAAGTATCTACAATTCTTACCGTTTCATTCAGTGGCTTTGGGCTAGCCTTCCTTCTGTCGTGGCTGGTAGCTAGGCGTGCACGATCGGTGGGTGAGCGACTAATGATTGCATGGTTTGGCCTATCAGGCACTATACATTGCAGTATTGAGTTGTATTTTAGCATATATCATAGAACTGTAGCAGAAGATTCAAGCTTTTTATCACAATTAT GGAAGGAATGGGGTAAAGCGGATAGTCGCTATGTGAT ATCAGACAGTTGCATTGTTAGCATTGAGAGTATCACTGCATGGACAGAGGGGCCGGCATGTTTCTTAATCATGTACGCATTCCTGAATAATGCAGCCTACAGACACCCTCTGAGGATCATCGTCTCCCTAGGACAACTATATG GTACAATTGCCTATTTCATGGTGGAGTGGTTGGATGGGTTCACTCATGGACCTTTCGGAGATCCATTCTACTTTTGGTTTTACTTTATTTCCATGAATTCATTCTGGATAGTTATTCCAACTTTGTTAATTATACAATCTTGGAAAGAACTGAGTAAGGCACAGACAATAAAAGATCAGAATGACCTGAAGGAGAAGGAGAGTTCAGGAAGGAACAGGAAGACCAAGAAAACCAGATAA